In one Kitasatospora cineracea genomic region, the following are encoded:
- a CDS encoding histidine phosphatase family protein, with protein MPARIVLVRHGETSWSATGRHTGRTDVPLTDEGRQMARALGERLARAPWNGLPGATVYTSPLSRARETAELAGFGDRATDRPELLEWDYGQYEGRTGTDIRETDQPGWLIWRDGVPGGETLAQVSDRVDAFLAELNEEHGTPDPDTTTMHCADRDVVLFAHGHLLRILTARWLGLPPEYAQRLKLGTAALCVLSWEYGLPAIEIWNDHSHLERLGH; from the coding sequence ATGCCCGCCCGCATCGTGCTGGTCCGCCACGGCGAGACCTCCTGGTCGGCCACCGGCCGGCACACCGGCCGCACCGACGTCCCGCTCACCGACGAGGGCCGGCAGATGGCCCGCGCCCTCGGCGAGCGCCTGGCCCGCGCCCCCTGGAACGGCCTGCCCGGGGCGACCGTGTACACCAGCCCGCTCTCCCGGGCCCGGGAGACCGCCGAACTGGCCGGCTTCGGCGACCGCGCCACCGACCGCCCCGAACTCCTCGAGTGGGACTACGGGCAGTACGAGGGCCGCACCGGCACCGACATCCGGGAGACCGACCAGCCCGGCTGGCTGATCTGGCGCGACGGCGTGCCCGGCGGCGAGACGCTGGCCCAGGTGTCCGACCGGGTCGACGCCTTCCTCGCCGAACTCAACGAGGAGCACGGCACCCCCGACCCCGACACCACCACCATGCACTGCGCGGACCGCGACGTCGTCCTGTTCGCCCACGGCCACCTGCTGCGGATCCTCACCGCCCGCTGGCTCGGCCTGCCCCCCGAGTACGCCCAGCGCCTCAAGCTCGGCACCGCCGCGCTCTGCGTGCTCTCCTGGGAGTACGGGCTGCCCGCGATCGAGATCTGGAACGACCACAGCCACCTGGAGCGGCTCGGGCACTGA
- a CDS encoding tetratricopeptide repeat protein codes for MAATRTGGPRPAPVPNQAMRELRGALSPGEFATLVRRAAREIGEHVSCDARYVGRVESGEIRCPNYAYERVFRHLWPEKSLAELGFAPRSAARRRAPAAEPPVPAHPPDAPLRSDEENDDVLRRTFLNGGPTALAAVLGLDQAPPAAAPLPAAPPRPERRRVGAAEVQGVEQAVRDIRLLDDAHGADALFELAGQSLRSAYVLLNDGEYNAATERRLQCGAGELAISVGWLAHDSNRLTDARSFYSEALATARMARDPHLEAHVFSNSAFLARDAGRPREALRAAQAGQAAADGLGSDRLLSLLVLREAGGWALLGDRSACERALARAYELFDRGERPDDPEWMSFYGEAELAGQEAQCWSALGEWDRATARAERAVGLQEPHFVRNRVLYTAELAHDRLGRGDLAGAAEHGAAAVALLGQVRSARIRGMLAHTADRLRPHAAVPEVRDFLDGYDAVAA; via the coding sequence ATGGCAGCCACGCGAACCGGCGGGCCCCGTCCGGCGCCCGTCCCCAACCAGGCGATGCGCGAGCTGCGCGGCGCCCTCTCGCCGGGGGAGTTCGCCACCCTGGTCCGCCGGGCCGCCCGGGAGATCGGCGAGCACGTGTCCTGCGACGCGCGCTACGTCGGACGGGTCGAGTCCGGCGAGATCCGCTGCCCCAACTACGCGTACGAGCGGGTGTTCCGGCACCTGTGGCCGGAGAAGTCACTGGCGGAGCTCGGGTTCGCACCGCGCTCGGCGGCCCGCCGCCGGGCGCCGGCCGCCGAACCGCCCGTCCCGGCCCACCCGCCGGACGCCCCGCTCCGGTCTGACGAGGAGAACGACGACGTGCTTCGCCGTACGTTCCTGAACGGCGGTCCCACCGCCCTGGCGGCCGTGCTCGGCCTGGACCAGGCCCCGCCCGCCGCCGCCCCGCTGCCCGCGGCCCCGCCCCGGCCGGAGCGCCGCCGGGTCGGCGCGGCCGAGGTGCAGGGCGTGGAGCAGGCGGTCCGCGACATCCGGCTGCTGGACGACGCGCACGGCGCGGACGCCCTGTTCGAGCTGGCCGGGCAGTCGCTGCGCAGCGCCTACGTGCTGCTCAACGACGGCGAGTACAACGCCGCGACCGAGCGCCGGCTGCAGTGCGGGGCGGGCGAACTCGCCATCTCGGTCGGCTGGTTGGCGCACGACTCGAACCGGCTGACGGACGCCAGGTCGTTCTACTCGGAGGCGCTGGCCACCGCCCGGATGGCCCGCGACCCGCACCTGGAGGCGCACGTGTTCAGCAACAGCGCCTTCCTGGCCCGGGACGCCGGCCGCCCCCGCGAGGCGCTGCGGGCCGCCCAGGCCGGGCAGGCCGCGGCGGACGGGTTGGGCTCGGACCGGCTGCTGTCGCTGCTGGTGCTGCGCGAGGCGGGCGGCTGGGCGCTGCTCGGCGACCGGTCGGCCTGCGAGCGGGCGCTGGCCCGGGCGTACGAGCTGTTCGACCGGGGCGAGCGGCCGGACGACCCGGAGTGGATGTCGTTCTACGGCGAGGCGGAGCTGGCCGGGCAGGAGGCGCAGTGCTGGTCGGCGCTCGGCGAGTGGGACCGGGCCACCGCCCGGGCCGAGCGGGCGGTGGGGCTGCAGGAGCCGCACTTCGTCCGCAACCGGGTGCTGTACACCGCCGAGTTGGCGCACGACCGGCTGGGCCGGGGCGACCTGGCGGGCGCGGCCGAGCACGGTGCGGCGGCGGTGGCACTGCTCGGCCAGGTCCGCTCGGCGCGGATCCGCGGCATGCTGGCGCACACCGCGGACCGGCTGCGCCCGCACGCCGCCGTGCCGGAGGTCCGGGACTTCCTGGACGGCTACGACGCGGTGGCGGCCTGA